Genomic window (Pseudomonas sp. L5B5):
CGGCCAAGCCCCGGCCCCTGGATTGCTACCCCCCAAGGCCGCGCTCGAAACGCTGTTCGGCGAACTCGGACACAACCCCGAAGCCGTCTATGTGGTCTACGACGACGAAGGCGGCGGCTGGGCCGGACGCTTCATCTGGCTGCTGGACGTGATCGGCCACCACCGCTACCACTACCTCGACGGCGGATTGCCGGCCTGGCTGGCGGAAGGCCTGCCCGTGTCGACCGAAGTCCCGGCCTCGGCCGGCGGCCCCGTGGCGCTGACCCTGCATGACGAGCCCACCGCCACCCGCGAGTACCTGCAAAGCCGCCTCGGCGCTGCAGACCTGGCGATCTGGGATGCTCGCGGCCCGCTGGAATACTCCGGCGAGAAGGTCCTGGCGGCCAAGGGCGGGCACATCCCCGGCGCAGTGAATTTCGAATGGACCGCCGGCATGGATCAGGCTCGCCACCTGCGCATCCGCCGCGACATGCCGCAGATCCTCGCGGACCTGGGCATCAGCAAAGACAAAGAAGTGATCACCCACTGCCAGACCCACCATCGCTCCGGCTTCACCTATCTGGTGGCCAAGGCGCTGGGCTACCCACGGGTCAAGGGCTACGCCGGCTCCTGGGGCGAATGGGGCAATCATCCCGACACGCCCGTAGAGATTTAAGGTTCTTAAGGACACCCAATGAAAAAGCGTTTGTTCATCATCAGCCAGTACCTGCTGCCCCACCACCTGCTGTCGCGCCTGGCCGGCTGCATCGCCGAGTGCCGCGTGCGCTGGTTCAAGAATGCCTTCACCAGCTGGTTCGCCAAGCAGTACCAGGTGGACATGTCCGAGGCCCAGGTAGAGGACGTGACGGCCTACGAGCACTTCAACGCCTTCTTCACCCGCGCCCTGAAAGACGGTGCACGCCCCCTGGACCCGACTCCGGGTGCAGTGCTCAGCCCCGCCGACGGCGCCGTCAGCCAGCTTGGCCCGATCGAACATGGCCGGGTGCTCCAGGCCAAGGGCCACAGTTACAGCGTGCTGGAACTGCTAGGAGGCGACCCTGCCCTGGCCGCGCCGTTCATGGGCGGCGACTTTGCCACCATCTACCTGTCCCCCAAGGACTACCACCGCGTGCACATGCCACTGGCCGGCACCCTGCGGGAAATGGTCTATGTGCCTGGACGGATTTTCTCGGTCAACCAGACCACAGCGGAAAACGTCCCTGAGCTGTTCGCCCGTAATGAGCGCGTGGTGTGCATCTTCGACACCGAGCGCGGCCCCATGGCCCTGGTGCTGGTGGGCGCGATGATCGTGGCATCGATCGAAACCGTCTGGGCCGGCCTGGTGACGCCACCCAAGCGCGAACTCAAGACCGTGCGCTACGACGAGGCTGCCCGGGCTCCGATCCACCTGGAGAAAGGCGCCGAGATGGGTCGCTTCAAACTGGGTTCCACCGCTATCGTGCTGTTCGGCCCGGACCAGGTGCAATGGGCCGAGGAACTGGCAGCCGGCTCACCAGTGCAGATGGGCCAGGGCCTTGGCTTGCCAAAGGCCTGATGCCAGGAAGAAGACCGGACAAAAAACGCCGCTGATCAGCGGCGTTTTTTATGGGCGCGATATTCTGTATCCGTTGCCTCAGGCCTGGCCGTCGCGATCCCGGAAACCCAGCAAGTAGAGCACGCCATCCAGGCCCAGGGTCGAGATCGCCTGCTTGGCCGACTGCTTGACCAGCGGCTTGGCGCGAAACGCCACGCCCAGGCCGGCGATGCCCAGCATCGGCAGGTCGTTGGCCCCGTCGCCAACGGCGATGGTCTGCTCCAGGCGCAAGCCTTCCTTGTGAGCCAGCTCACGCAGCAGATCGGCCTTGCGTTGCGCGTCGACGATCGGCTCCACCGCCACACCAGTGACCTTGCCATCCACCACTTCCAGCTCGTTGGCGAACACGTAGTCGATGCCCAGCTTGGCTTGCAGCTGCTTGGCGAAATAGGTGAAGCCGCCGGAAAGGATCGCGGTCTTGTAGCCCAGGCGCTTGAGCTCGGCGAACAGCGTCTCGGCCCCTTCGGTCAGGCGCAGGGACGCACCGATTGAATCCAGGACACTCACGTCGAGCCCCTTGAGCAGCGCCAGGCGCTCCTTGAAGCTGGCGCGAAAATCCAGTTCCCCGGCCATTGCCCGTTCGGTGATTTCGGCGACCCGATCGCCGACACCCGCCGCCTTGGCCAGTTCGTCGATGACCTCGGCCTCGATCAGCGTCGAGTCCATGTCGAACACCGCCAGCCGCCGATTGCGGCGGAACAGCGAGTCTTCCTGGAAGGCGATGTCGACGTTCAACTCCTGGGCCACACTGAGGAACTCGGCCCGCAGCGCCTGGGGATCGGCGGCTTCACCACGCACCGAGAACTCGATGCAGCCCTTGCCCTGGTCGACCGGCATATCCAGGGGCATGCGCCCGGACAGGCGATCGATATGATCGATGTTCAAGCCGTACTGTGCGGTGATCGAGCTCACCCGCTGCAACTGTTCGGCAGTGACCTTGCGGGTCAGCAGGGTAACGATATGGCGCTTCTTGCCCTGGCCGGCCACCCACTGCTGGTAGTCGTCCTCGGACACCGGCGTGAATCGCACTTGCTGATCGAGCTTGTAGGCGGTGAACAGAATGTCCTTGAGCACCGAGGAGCTGCGCTCGTTGTCCGGAATTTCGACCAGGATGCCAAACGACAGGGCGTCGTGGATCACCGCCTGACCGATGTCGAGAATGTTCACACCACCCTGGGCCAGGACGCCGGTAATGGCCGCAGTCAGACCGGGACGATCTTCGCCAGTGATGTTTATCAGGACAATTTCGCGCAAGGCGCACCCCCGAGGTGGAAAAAAAGCGCATTCTACCCACTTTCGCTGACCATCGGGCACAGCCAGCGCTTTGCCGGTCTAGGGCCTGTCGCTATACTGCGCGTCAACTTCACGGACAAAAGAGCCGAGCTCAGTGAACCGGCCCACGCCAGTTAAAAACGATAACTTCTTCTTGCTGATCTTCCGTGCACTGCGCCACCGCCGTGTGCCGATTGCATTGCGTATTGCCAGCCATAACGTGATCCTGGTCGCCCTGGCCCTGGTGATCTATGCCGGCGTGATGGGCCTGCAGTTCAAGCAAGCCATGCATGAGCAGGCCGACGCCCTGGGCCAGAGCCTGACCACCCAGACAGCCACTTCGGCCACCGAGCTGCTGGTGTCCAACGACATCCTCAGCCTCAATGTCCTGCTCAACAACCTGACCAAGAATCCGCTGGTGGCCCATGCGGCGATCTACAGCGTCGACAACCGCATCCTCGCCGAGGCCGGCCAACGCCCCAAGAGCAGCCTGCTGGGCGAAACCGAGGGCGTGTACCAGACCAAGATCACCTTCCAGGACGTGACCGCCGGCAACCTGCGGATCAGCCTGGACATGGCGCAATTCCAGCAACCGATGACCATCAGCCTGCAGAGCATGGGCATCCTCAGCGCCATCCTGCTGGCCCTGGCGCTCGCCCTGAGCCTGCGCCTGGGTCGCCACATTTCCACCCCCCTGCTGCAATTGCGGGTCTGGCTGCGCGACCTGGACGAGCACACCCCTGCCATCCAGCGCCAGGATGAAATCGGCGACCTGGCGCGCCAGTTGCACGCTCGCCTGGCTCCGGAGATTCCCGAACCCGAGCCCCAGCCCGACCTCCCTGAGCACGATGAGGAAGACGAACTGCCGGCGTTCGAAGTCCGCAACCTGCGCGATCCAAGCTTCGATGAAAGCGCCCCGGTTGCCGGCCTGAAACCTGCGCCACGGCATGTGGTCACCGCCGAGGAAGACGAGCTGGACGAAGAGGATCCGTTCGCCGAACTGCGTGATCATTCCTCGACCTCGGCGCCTGCCGTCAAGCCCCAAGCCCAGGTTCCGACGGAGCCTTCGCACAGCGCCGTGCTCGCCGTGCAACTGGGCGCCCAGGAGCAATTGCGACGCCTGCCACGCGCCCGCCTGACGGAGCTGCTCGAGCGTTATCGAGATTGCCTGGACCAGGCAGCATCGCTGTACCAGAGCGAATTGCATACCCTGAACGATGGCAGCACGCTG
Coding sequences:
- the rhdA gene encoding thiosulfate sulfurtransferase, whose product is MSEFSGLPLVIEPGDLLARLDARELILVDLTSAARYSTGHIPGARFIDPKRTQLGQAPAPGLLPPKAALETLFGELGHNPEAVYVVYDDEGGGWAGRFIWLLDVIGHHRYHYLDGGLPAWLAEGLPVSTEVPASAGGPVALTLHDEPTATREYLQSRLGAADLAIWDARGPLEYSGEKVLAAKGGHIPGAVNFEWTAGMDQARHLRIRRDMPQILADLGISKDKEVITHCQTHHRSGFTYLVAKALGYPRVKGYAGSWGEWGNHPDTPVEI
- a CDS encoding AhpA/YtjB family protein, with amino-acid sequence MNRPTPVKNDNFFLLIFRALRHRRVPIALRIASHNVILVALALVIYAGVMGLQFKQAMHEQADALGQSLTTQTATSATELLVSNDILSLNVLLNNLTKNPLVAHAAIYSVDNRILAEAGQRPKSSLLGETEGVYQTKITFQDVTAGNLRISLDMAQFQQPMTISLQSMGILSAILLALALALSLRLGRHISTPLLQLRVWLRDLDEHTPAIQRQDEIGDLARQLHARLAPEIPEPEPQPDLPEHDEEDELPAFEVRNLRDPSFDESAPVAGLKPAPRHVVTAEEDELDEEDPFAELRDHSSTSAPAVKPQAQVPTEPSHSAVLAVQLGAQEQLRRLPRARLTELLERYRDCLDQAASLYQSELHTLNDGSTLMLFHSEDSGEDYLTNAICCGELLRALGHALQIEVADSGITLQLQLGLTLGDDLFGMSQIDLLLTETAQDALALSQHSRNLLLVERKVNDDVLLRQRARIRPIASPEGACCVERLMEPYPSMLERQLARMHETRAKL
- the asd gene encoding archaetidylserine decarboxylase (Phosphatidylserine decarboxylase is synthesized as a single chain precursor. Generation of the pyruvoyl active site from a Ser is coupled to cleavage of a Gly-Ser bond between the larger (beta) and smaller (alpha chains). It is an integral membrane protein.); the protein is MKKRLFIISQYLLPHHLLSRLAGCIAECRVRWFKNAFTSWFAKQYQVDMSEAQVEDVTAYEHFNAFFTRALKDGARPLDPTPGAVLSPADGAVSQLGPIEHGRVLQAKGHSYSVLELLGGDPALAAPFMGGDFATIYLSPKDYHRVHMPLAGTLREMVYVPGRIFSVNQTTAENVPELFARNERVVCIFDTERGPMALVLVGAMIVASIETVWAGLVTPPKRELKTVRYDEAARAPIHLEKGAEMGRFKLGSTAIVLFGPDQVQWAEELAAGSPVQMGQGLGLPKA
- the serB gene encoding phosphoserine phosphatase SerB encodes the protein MREIVLINITGEDRPGLTAAITGVLAQGGVNILDIGQAVIHDALSFGILVEIPDNERSSSVLKDILFTAYKLDQQVRFTPVSEDDYQQWVAGQGKKRHIVTLLTRKVTAEQLQRVSSITAQYGLNIDHIDRLSGRMPLDMPVDQGKGCIEFSVRGEAADPQALRAEFLSVAQELNVDIAFQEDSLFRRNRRLAVFDMDSTLIEAEVIDELAKAAGVGDRVAEITERAMAGELDFRASFKERLALLKGLDVSVLDSIGASLRLTEGAETLFAELKRLGYKTAILSGGFTYFAKQLQAKLGIDYVFANELEVVDGKVTGVAVEPIVDAQRKADLLRELAHKEGLRLEQTIAVGDGANDLPMLGIAGLGVAFRAKPLVKQSAKQAISTLGLDGVLYLLGFRDRDGQA